A section of the Mastomys coucha isolate ucsf_1 unplaced genomic scaffold, UCSF_Mcou_1 pScaffold15, whole genome shotgun sequence genome encodes:
- the Uckl1 gene encoding uridine-cytidine kinase-like 1 isoform X12, translating to MSSPPAYPGIRISGCWALGTESSSNAGSLDRLLPPVGTGRSPRKRTTSQCKSEPPLLRTSKRTIYTAGRPPWYNEHGTQSKEAFAIGLGGGSASGKTTVARMIIEALDVPWVVLLSMDSFYKVLTQQQQEQAACNNFNFDHPDAFDFDLIISTLKKLKQGRSVQVPIYDFTTHSRKKDWKTLYGANVIIFEGIMAFADKTLLELLDMKIFVDTDSDIRLVRRLRRDISERGRDIEGVIKQYNKFVKPAFDQYIQPTMRLADIVVPRGSGNTVAIDLIVQHVHSQLEERKLRWDMAALASAHQCHPLPQTLSVLKSTPQVRGMHTIIRDKETSRDEFIFYSKRLMRLLIEHALSFLPFQAPQLTIQDCTVQTPQGQDYMGKCYAGKQITGVSILRAGETMEPALRAVCKDVRIGTILIQTNQLTGEPELHYLRLPKDISDDHVILMDCTVSTGAAAMMAVRVLLDHDVPEDKIFLLSLLMAEMGVHSVAYAFPHVRIITTAVDKRVNDLFRIIPGIGNFGDRYFGTDAVPDGSDEEEAASMGNEELWIPSKLIKVVERVEEKKRIKGGRQKNPQSSKTSYRDQTQVPGSNT from the exons ATGAGCAGCCCCCCAGCTTACCCTGGCATCAGGATCTCAGGGTGCTGGGCTCTTGGAACAGAAAGCAG CAGCAATGCTGGGTCTTTGGACAGACTTCTCCCACCAGTGGGTACTGGGCGCTCACCCCGGAAGCGCACCACCAGCCAGTGCAAGTCAGAGCCACCCCTGCTTCGCACAAGCAAACGCACCATCTACACAGCTGGGAGGCCACCATGGTACAATGAACATGGTACACAGTCCAAGGAGGCCTTTGccattg GCTTAGGAGGTGGCAGTGCATCTGGGAAGACCACTGTGGCCAGAATGATCATTGAGGCGCTAGATGTACCCTGGGTGGTCCTGCTGTCCATGGACTCCTTCTATAAG GTTCtgacacagcagcagcaggaacaggcTGCCTGCAACAATTTCAACTTTGACCACCCTGATGCCTTTGACTTCGATCTCATCATTTCCACCCTTAAGAAACTAAAGCAGGGCAGGAGCGTCCAAGTACCCATCTATGATTTCACCACTCATAGCCGGAAAAAGGACTGG AAAACACTGTATGGTGCAAATGTCATCATCTTTGAGGGTATCATGGCCTTTGCTGATAAGACACTGCTGGAG CTCCTGGACATGAAGATCTTTGTGGACACAGATTCTGATATCCGACTGGTACGGCGGCTGCGCAGGGACATCAGTGAGCGAGGCCGGGACATTGAGGGTGTCATTAAGCAGTACAACAAGTTTGTCAAACCTGCTTTTGATCAGTATATCCAGCCTACCATGCGCCTGGCAGATATTGTGGTACCCAGAG GGAGCGGGAACACAGTAGCCATTGACCTGATTGTGCAGCATGTTCACAGCCAGCTGGAAGAG AGGAAGCTGCGTTGGGATAT GGCCGCGTTGGCCTCTGCTCACCAGTGCCATCCCCTTCCTCAGACACTGAGTGTCCTCAAGAGTACACCACAGGTACGAGGCATGCACACCATCATCAG GGACAAGGAGACTAGCCGGGATGAATTCATTTTCTACTCCAAAAGACTGATGCGGCTGCTTATTGAACATGCACTGTCCTTCCTACCCTTTCAG GCACCCCAACTCACCATACAGGACTGCACTGTACAGACTCCACAGGGGCAGGACTACATGGGAAAGTGCTACGCTGGAAAACAG ATCACTGGTGTATCAATTCTGCGTGCAGGAGAAACCATGGAGCCTGCACTGCGTGCCGTGTGCAAGGATGTGCGCATTGGCACTATCCTCATCCAGACCAACCAGCTCACAGGGGAGCCTGAG CTCCATTACCTGAGACTTCCCAAGGATATTAGTGATGACCATGTGATCCTGATGGACTGCACAGTATCCACGGGTGCTGCAGCCATGATGGCTGTACGTGTACTCCTG GACCATGATGTGCCTGAGGACAAGATCTTTTTGCTCTCCCTGCTCATGGCAGAGATGGGTGTGCATTCTGTGGCCTATGCATTCCCACATGTGAGAATCATCACCACAGCTGTAGACAAGCGTGTCAATGACCTTTTCCGTATCATCCCAGGCATTG GGAACTTTGGTGATCGCTACTTTGGGACAGATGCAGTCCCTGATGGCAGTGATGAGGAGGAGGCAGCCTCCATGG GGAATGAAGAGTTGTGGATACCATCAAAACTGATAAAG gtggttgaaagggtggaagaaaaaaaaagaatcaagggtggaagacagaagaacccacaaagtagcaagaCAAGCTACAGAGACCAGACTCAAGTCCCTGGATCAAATACCTGA
- the Uckl1 gene encoding uridine-cytidine kinase-like 1 isoform X2, with the protein MAAPPASMSAAPSPLQSTVAPDVPGRPAEQSETACEDRSNAGSLDRLLPPVGTGRSPRKRTTSQCKSEPPLLRTSKRTIYTAGRPPWYNEHGTQSKEAFAIGLGGGSASGKTTVARMIIEALDVPWVVLLSMDSFYKVLTQQQQEQAACNNFNFDHPDAFDFDLIISTLKKLKQGRSVQVPIYDFTTHSRKKDWKTLYGANVIIFEGIMAFADKTLLELLDMKIFVDTDSDIRLVRRLRRDISERGRDIEGVIKQYNKFVKPAFDQYIQPTMRLADIVVPRGSGNTVAIDLIVQHVHSQLEERELSVRAALASAHQCHPLPQTLSVLKSTPQVRGMHTIIRDKETSRDEFIFYSKRLMRLLIEHALSFLPFQAPQLTIQDCTVQTPQGQDYMGKCYAGKQITGVSILRAGETMEPALRAVCKDVRIGTILIQTNQLTGEPELHYLRLPKDISDDHVILMDCTVSTGAAAMMAVRVLLDHDVPEDKIFLLSLLMAEMGVHSVAYAFPHVRIITTAVDKRVNDLFRIIPGIGNFGDRYFGTDAVPDGSDEEEAASMGNEELWIPSKLIKVVERVEEKKRIKGGRQKNPQSSKTSYRDQTQVPGSNT; encoded by the exons CAGCAATGCTGGGTCTTTGGACAGACTTCTCCCACCAGTGGGTACTGGGCGCTCACCCCGGAAGCGCACCACCAGCCAGTGCAAGTCAGAGCCACCCCTGCTTCGCACAAGCAAACGCACCATCTACACAGCTGGGAGGCCACCATGGTACAATGAACATGGTACACAGTCCAAGGAGGCCTTTGccattg GCTTAGGAGGTGGCAGTGCATCTGGGAAGACCACTGTGGCCAGAATGATCATTGAGGCGCTAGATGTACCCTGGGTGGTCCTGCTGTCCATGGACTCCTTCTATAAG GTTCtgacacagcagcagcaggaacaggcTGCCTGCAACAATTTCAACTTTGACCACCCTGATGCCTTTGACTTCGATCTCATCATTTCCACCCTTAAGAAACTAAAGCAGGGCAGGAGCGTCCAAGTACCCATCTATGATTTCACCACTCATAGCCGGAAAAAGGACTGG AAAACACTGTATGGTGCAAATGTCATCATCTTTGAGGGTATCATGGCCTTTGCTGATAAGACACTGCTGGAG CTCCTGGACATGAAGATCTTTGTGGACACAGATTCTGATATCCGACTGGTACGGCGGCTGCGCAGGGACATCAGTGAGCGAGGCCGGGACATTGAGGGTGTCATTAAGCAGTACAACAAGTTTGTCAAACCTGCTTTTGATCAGTATATCCAGCCTACCATGCGCCTGGCAGATATTGTGGTACCCAGAG GGAGCGGGAACACAGTAGCCATTGACCTGATTGTGCAGCATGTTCACAGCCAGCTGGAAGAG CGTGAACTCAGCGTCAG GGCCGCGTTGGCCTCTGCTCACCAGTGCCATCCCCTTCCTCAGACACTGAGTGTCCTCAAGAGTACACCACAGGTACGAGGCATGCACACCATCATCAG GGACAAGGAGACTAGCCGGGATGAATTCATTTTCTACTCCAAAAGACTGATGCGGCTGCTTATTGAACATGCACTGTCCTTCCTACCCTTTCAG GCACCCCAACTCACCATACAGGACTGCACTGTACAGACTCCACAGGGGCAGGACTACATGGGAAAGTGCTACGCTGGAAAACAG ATCACTGGTGTATCAATTCTGCGTGCAGGAGAAACCATGGAGCCTGCACTGCGTGCCGTGTGCAAGGATGTGCGCATTGGCACTATCCTCATCCAGACCAACCAGCTCACAGGGGAGCCTGAG CTCCATTACCTGAGACTTCCCAAGGATATTAGTGATGACCATGTGATCCTGATGGACTGCACAGTATCCACGGGTGCTGCAGCCATGATGGCTGTACGTGTACTCCTG GACCATGATGTGCCTGAGGACAAGATCTTTTTGCTCTCCCTGCTCATGGCAGAGATGGGTGTGCATTCTGTGGCCTATGCATTCCCACATGTGAGAATCATCACCACAGCTGTAGACAAGCGTGTCAATGACCTTTTCCGTATCATCCCAGGCATTG GGAACTTTGGTGATCGCTACTTTGGGACAGATGCAGTCCCTGATGGCAGTGATGAGGAGGAGGCAGCCTCCATGG GGAATGAAGAGTTGTGGATACCATCAAAACTGATAAAG gtggttgaaagggtggaagaaaaaaaaagaatcaagggtggaagacagaagaacccacaaagtagcaagaCAAGCTACAGAGACCAGACTCAAGTCCCTGGATCAAATACCTGA
- the Uckl1 gene encoding uridine-cytidine kinase-like 1 isoform X5 gives MAAPPASMSAAPSPLQSTVAPDVPGRPAEQSETACEDRSNAGSLDRLLPPVGTGRSPRKRTTSQCKSEPPLLRTSKRTIYTAGRPPWYNEHGTQSKEAFAIGLGGGSASGKTTVARMIIEALDVPWVVLLSMDSFYKVLTQQQQEQAACNNFNFDHPDAFDFDLIISTLKKLKQGRSVQVPIYDFTTHSRKKDWKTLYGANVIIFEGIMAFADKTLLELLDMKIFVDTDSDIRLVRRLRRDISERGRDIEGVIKQYNKFVKPAFDQYIQPTMRLADIVVPRGSGNTVAIDLIVQHVHSQLEERELSVRAALASAHQCHPLPQTLSVLKSTPQVRGMHTIIRDKETSRDEFIFYSKRLMRLLIEHALSFLPFQDCTVQTPQGQDYMGKCYAGKQITGVSILRAGETMEPALRAVCKDVRIGTILIQTNQLTGEPELHYLRLPKDISDDHVILMDCTVSTGAAAMMAVRVLLDHDVPEDKIFLLSLLMAEMGVHSVAYAFPHVRIITTAVDKRVNDLFRIIPGIGNFGDRYFGTDAVPDGSDEEEAASMGNEELWIPSKLIKVVERVEEKKRIKGGRQKNPQSSKTSYRDQTQVPGSNT, from the exons CAGCAATGCTGGGTCTTTGGACAGACTTCTCCCACCAGTGGGTACTGGGCGCTCACCCCGGAAGCGCACCACCAGCCAGTGCAAGTCAGAGCCACCCCTGCTTCGCACAAGCAAACGCACCATCTACACAGCTGGGAGGCCACCATGGTACAATGAACATGGTACACAGTCCAAGGAGGCCTTTGccattg GCTTAGGAGGTGGCAGTGCATCTGGGAAGACCACTGTGGCCAGAATGATCATTGAGGCGCTAGATGTACCCTGGGTGGTCCTGCTGTCCATGGACTCCTTCTATAAG GTTCtgacacagcagcagcaggaacaggcTGCCTGCAACAATTTCAACTTTGACCACCCTGATGCCTTTGACTTCGATCTCATCATTTCCACCCTTAAGAAACTAAAGCAGGGCAGGAGCGTCCAAGTACCCATCTATGATTTCACCACTCATAGCCGGAAAAAGGACTGG AAAACACTGTATGGTGCAAATGTCATCATCTTTGAGGGTATCATGGCCTTTGCTGATAAGACACTGCTGGAG CTCCTGGACATGAAGATCTTTGTGGACACAGATTCTGATATCCGACTGGTACGGCGGCTGCGCAGGGACATCAGTGAGCGAGGCCGGGACATTGAGGGTGTCATTAAGCAGTACAACAAGTTTGTCAAACCTGCTTTTGATCAGTATATCCAGCCTACCATGCGCCTGGCAGATATTGTGGTACCCAGAG GGAGCGGGAACACAGTAGCCATTGACCTGATTGTGCAGCATGTTCACAGCCAGCTGGAAGAG CGTGAACTCAGCGTCAG GGCCGCGTTGGCCTCTGCTCACCAGTGCCATCCCCTTCCTCAGACACTGAGTGTCCTCAAGAGTACACCACAGGTACGAGGCATGCACACCATCATCAG GGACAAGGAGACTAGCCGGGATGAATTCATTTTCTACTCCAAAAGACTGATGCGGCTGCTTATTGAACATGCACTGTCCTTCCTACCCTTTCAG GACTGCACTGTACAGACTCCACAGGGGCAGGACTACATGGGAAAGTGCTACGCTGGAAAACAG ATCACTGGTGTATCAATTCTGCGTGCAGGAGAAACCATGGAGCCTGCACTGCGTGCCGTGTGCAAGGATGTGCGCATTGGCACTATCCTCATCCAGACCAACCAGCTCACAGGGGAGCCTGAG CTCCATTACCTGAGACTTCCCAAGGATATTAGTGATGACCATGTGATCCTGATGGACTGCACAGTATCCACGGGTGCTGCAGCCATGATGGCTGTACGTGTACTCCTG GACCATGATGTGCCTGAGGACAAGATCTTTTTGCTCTCCCTGCTCATGGCAGAGATGGGTGTGCATTCTGTGGCCTATGCATTCCCACATGTGAGAATCATCACCACAGCTGTAGACAAGCGTGTCAATGACCTTTTCCGTATCATCCCAGGCATTG GGAACTTTGGTGATCGCTACTTTGGGACAGATGCAGTCCCTGATGGCAGTGATGAGGAGGAGGCAGCCTCCATGG GGAATGAAGAGTTGTGGATACCATCAAAACTGATAAAG gtggttgaaagggtggaagaaaaaaaaagaatcaagggtggaagacagaagaacccacaaagtagcaagaCAAGCTACAGAGACCAGACTCAAGTCCCTGGATCAAATACCTGA
- the Uckl1 gene encoding uridine-cytidine kinase-like 1 isoform X4, translating into MAAPPASMSAAPSPLQSTVAPDVPGRPAEQSETACEDRSNAGSLDRLLPPVGTGRSPRKRTTSQCKSEPPLLRTSKRTIYTAGRPPWYNEHGTQSKEAFAIGLGGGSASGKTTVARMIIEALDVPWVVLLSMDSFYKVLTQQQQEQAACNNFNFDHPDAFDFDLIISTLKKLKQGRSVQVPIYDFTTHSRKKDWKTLYGANVIIFEGIMAFADKTLLELLDMKIFVDTDSDIRLVRRLRRDISERGRDIEGVIKQYNKFVKPAFDQYIQPTMRLADIVVPRGSGNTVAIDLIVQHVHSQLEERKLRWDMAALASAHQCHPLPQTLSVLKSTPQVRGMHTIIRDKETSRDEFIFYSKRLMRLLIEHALSFLPFQDCTVQTPQGQDYMGKCYAGKQITGVSILRAGETMEPALRAVCKDVRIGTILIQTNQLTGEPELHYLRLPKDISDDHVILMDCTVSTGAAAMMAVRVLLDHDVPEDKIFLLSLLMAEMGVHSVAYAFPHVRIITTAVDKRVNDLFRIIPGIGNFGDRYFGTDAVPDGSDEEEAASMGNEELWIPSKLIKVVERVEEKKRIKGGRQKNPQSSKTSYRDQTQVPGSNT; encoded by the exons CAGCAATGCTGGGTCTTTGGACAGACTTCTCCCACCAGTGGGTACTGGGCGCTCACCCCGGAAGCGCACCACCAGCCAGTGCAAGTCAGAGCCACCCCTGCTTCGCACAAGCAAACGCACCATCTACACAGCTGGGAGGCCACCATGGTACAATGAACATGGTACACAGTCCAAGGAGGCCTTTGccattg GCTTAGGAGGTGGCAGTGCATCTGGGAAGACCACTGTGGCCAGAATGATCATTGAGGCGCTAGATGTACCCTGGGTGGTCCTGCTGTCCATGGACTCCTTCTATAAG GTTCtgacacagcagcagcaggaacaggcTGCCTGCAACAATTTCAACTTTGACCACCCTGATGCCTTTGACTTCGATCTCATCATTTCCACCCTTAAGAAACTAAAGCAGGGCAGGAGCGTCCAAGTACCCATCTATGATTTCACCACTCATAGCCGGAAAAAGGACTGG AAAACACTGTATGGTGCAAATGTCATCATCTTTGAGGGTATCATGGCCTTTGCTGATAAGACACTGCTGGAG CTCCTGGACATGAAGATCTTTGTGGACACAGATTCTGATATCCGACTGGTACGGCGGCTGCGCAGGGACATCAGTGAGCGAGGCCGGGACATTGAGGGTGTCATTAAGCAGTACAACAAGTTTGTCAAACCTGCTTTTGATCAGTATATCCAGCCTACCATGCGCCTGGCAGATATTGTGGTACCCAGAG GGAGCGGGAACACAGTAGCCATTGACCTGATTGTGCAGCATGTTCACAGCCAGCTGGAAGAG AGGAAGCTGCGTTGGGATAT GGCCGCGTTGGCCTCTGCTCACCAGTGCCATCCCCTTCCTCAGACACTGAGTGTCCTCAAGAGTACACCACAGGTACGAGGCATGCACACCATCATCAG GGACAAGGAGACTAGCCGGGATGAATTCATTTTCTACTCCAAAAGACTGATGCGGCTGCTTATTGAACATGCACTGTCCTTCCTACCCTTTCAG GACTGCACTGTACAGACTCCACAGGGGCAGGACTACATGGGAAAGTGCTACGCTGGAAAACAG ATCACTGGTGTATCAATTCTGCGTGCAGGAGAAACCATGGAGCCTGCACTGCGTGCCGTGTGCAAGGATGTGCGCATTGGCACTATCCTCATCCAGACCAACCAGCTCACAGGGGAGCCTGAG CTCCATTACCTGAGACTTCCCAAGGATATTAGTGATGACCATGTGATCCTGATGGACTGCACAGTATCCACGGGTGCTGCAGCCATGATGGCTGTACGTGTACTCCTG GACCATGATGTGCCTGAGGACAAGATCTTTTTGCTCTCCCTGCTCATGGCAGAGATGGGTGTGCATTCTGTGGCCTATGCATTCCCACATGTGAGAATCATCACCACAGCTGTAGACAAGCGTGTCAATGACCTTTTCCGTATCATCCCAGGCATTG GGAACTTTGGTGATCGCTACTTTGGGACAGATGCAGTCCCTGATGGCAGTGATGAGGAGGAGGCAGCCTCCATGG GGAATGAAGAGTTGTGGATACCATCAAAACTGATAAAG gtggttgaaagggtggaagaaaaaaaaagaatcaagggtggaagacagaagaacccacaaagtagcaagaCAAGCTACAGAGACCAGACTCAAGTCCCTGGATCAAATACCTGA
- the Uckl1 gene encoding uridine-cytidine kinase-like 1 isoform X1 — MAAPPASMSAAPSPLQSTVAPDVPGRPAEQSETACEDRSNAGSLDRLLPPVGTGRSPRKRTTSQCKSEPPLLRTSKRTIYTAGRPPWYNEHGTQSKEAFAIGLGGGSASGKTTVARMIIEALDVPWVVLLSMDSFYKVLTQQQQEQAACNNFNFDHPDAFDFDLIISTLKKLKQGRSVQVPIYDFTTHSRKKDWKTLYGANVIIFEGIMAFADKTLLELLDMKIFVDTDSDIRLVRRLRRDISERGRDIEGVIKQYNKFVKPAFDQYIQPTMRLADIVVPRGSGNTVAIDLIVQHVHSQLEERKLRWDMAALASAHQCHPLPQTLSVLKSTPQVRGMHTIIRDKETSRDEFIFYSKRLMRLLIEHALSFLPFQAPQLTIQDCTVQTPQGQDYMGKCYAGKQITGVSILRAGETMEPALRAVCKDVRIGTILIQTNQLTGEPELHYLRLPKDISDDHVILMDCTVSTGAAAMMAVRVLLDHDVPEDKIFLLSLLMAEMGVHSVAYAFPHVRIITTAVDKRVNDLFRIIPGIGNFGDRYFGTDAVPDGSDEEEAASMGNEELWIPSKLIKVVERVEEKKRIKGGRQKNPQSSKTSYRDQTQVPGSNT, encoded by the exons CAGCAATGCTGGGTCTTTGGACAGACTTCTCCCACCAGTGGGTACTGGGCGCTCACCCCGGAAGCGCACCACCAGCCAGTGCAAGTCAGAGCCACCCCTGCTTCGCACAAGCAAACGCACCATCTACACAGCTGGGAGGCCACCATGGTACAATGAACATGGTACACAGTCCAAGGAGGCCTTTGccattg GCTTAGGAGGTGGCAGTGCATCTGGGAAGACCACTGTGGCCAGAATGATCATTGAGGCGCTAGATGTACCCTGGGTGGTCCTGCTGTCCATGGACTCCTTCTATAAG GTTCtgacacagcagcagcaggaacaggcTGCCTGCAACAATTTCAACTTTGACCACCCTGATGCCTTTGACTTCGATCTCATCATTTCCACCCTTAAGAAACTAAAGCAGGGCAGGAGCGTCCAAGTACCCATCTATGATTTCACCACTCATAGCCGGAAAAAGGACTGG AAAACACTGTATGGTGCAAATGTCATCATCTTTGAGGGTATCATGGCCTTTGCTGATAAGACACTGCTGGAG CTCCTGGACATGAAGATCTTTGTGGACACAGATTCTGATATCCGACTGGTACGGCGGCTGCGCAGGGACATCAGTGAGCGAGGCCGGGACATTGAGGGTGTCATTAAGCAGTACAACAAGTTTGTCAAACCTGCTTTTGATCAGTATATCCAGCCTACCATGCGCCTGGCAGATATTGTGGTACCCAGAG GGAGCGGGAACACAGTAGCCATTGACCTGATTGTGCAGCATGTTCACAGCCAGCTGGAAGAG AGGAAGCTGCGTTGGGATAT GGCCGCGTTGGCCTCTGCTCACCAGTGCCATCCCCTTCCTCAGACACTGAGTGTCCTCAAGAGTACACCACAGGTACGAGGCATGCACACCATCATCAG GGACAAGGAGACTAGCCGGGATGAATTCATTTTCTACTCCAAAAGACTGATGCGGCTGCTTATTGAACATGCACTGTCCTTCCTACCCTTTCAG GCACCCCAACTCACCATACAGGACTGCACTGTACAGACTCCACAGGGGCAGGACTACATGGGAAAGTGCTACGCTGGAAAACAG ATCACTGGTGTATCAATTCTGCGTGCAGGAGAAACCATGGAGCCTGCACTGCGTGCCGTGTGCAAGGATGTGCGCATTGGCACTATCCTCATCCAGACCAACCAGCTCACAGGGGAGCCTGAG CTCCATTACCTGAGACTTCCCAAGGATATTAGTGATGACCATGTGATCCTGATGGACTGCACAGTATCCACGGGTGCTGCAGCCATGATGGCTGTACGTGTACTCCTG GACCATGATGTGCCTGAGGACAAGATCTTTTTGCTCTCCCTGCTCATGGCAGAGATGGGTGTGCATTCTGTGGCCTATGCATTCCCACATGTGAGAATCATCACCACAGCTGTAGACAAGCGTGTCAATGACCTTTTCCGTATCATCCCAGGCATTG GGAACTTTGGTGATCGCTACTTTGGGACAGATGCAGTCCCTGATGGCAGTGATGAGGAGGAGGCAGCCTCCATGG GGAATGAAGAGTTGTGGATACCATCAAAACTGATAAAG gtggttgaaagggtggaagaaaaaaaaagaatcaagggtggaagacagaagaacccacaaagtagcaagaCAAGCTACAGAGACCAGACTCAAGTCCCTGGATCAAATACCTGA
- the Uckl1 gene encoding uridine-cytidine kinase-like 1 isoform X6: protein MAAPPASMSAAPSPLQSTVAPDVPGRPAEQSETACEDRSNAGSLDRLLPPVGTGRSPRKRTTSQCKSEPPLLRTSKRTIYTAGRPPWYNEHGTQSKEAFAIGLGGGSASGKTTVARMIIEALDVPWVVLLSMDSFYKVLTQQQQEQAACNNFNFDHPDAFDFDLIISTLKKLKQGRSVQVPIYDFTTHSRKKDWKTLYGANVIIFEGIMAFADKTLLELLDMKIFVDTDSDIRLVRRLRRDISERGRDIEGVIKQYNKFVKPAFDQYIQPTMRLADIVVPRGSGNTVAIDLIVQHVHSQLEERKLRWDMAALASAHQCHPLPQTLSVLKSTPQVRGMHTIIRDKETSRDEFIFYSKRLMRLLIEHALSFLPFQAPQLTIQDCTVQTPQGQDYMGKCYAGKQITGVSILRAGETMEPALRAVCKDVRIGTILIQTNQLTGEPELHYLRLPKDISDDHVILMDCTVSTGAAAMMAVRVLLDHDVPEDKIFLLSLLMAEMGVHSVAYAFPHVRIITTAVDKRVNDLFRIIPGIGNFGDRYFGTDAVPDGSDEEEAASMVKAYSLIV from the exons CAGCAATGCTGGGTCTTTGGACAGACTTCTCCCACCAGTGGGTACTGGGCGCTCACCCCGGAAGCGCACCACCAGCCAGTGCAAGTCAGAGCCACCCCTGCTTCGCACAAGCAAACGCACCATCTACACAGCTGGGAGGCCACCATGGTACAATGAACATGGTACACAGTCCAAGGAGGCCTTTGccattg GCTTAGGAGGTGGCAGTGCATCTGGGAAGACCACTGTGGCCAGAATGATCATTGAGGCGCTAGATGTACCCTGGGTGGTCCTGCTGTCCATGGACTCCTTCTATAAG GTTCtgacacagcagcagcaggaacaggcTGCCTGCAACAATTTCAACTTTGACCACCCTGATGCCTTTGACTTCGATCTCATCATTTCCACCCTTAAGAAACTAAAGCAGGGCAGGAGCGTCCAAGTACCCATCTATGATTTCACCACTCATAGCCGGAAAAAGGACTGG AAAACACTGTATGGTGCAAATGTCATCATCTTTGAGGGTATCATGGCCTTTGCTGATAAGACACTGCTGGAG CTCCTGGACATGAAGATCTTTGTGGACACAGATTCTGATATCCGACTGGTACGGCGGCTGCGCAGGGACATCAGTGAGCGAGGCCGGGACATTGAGGGTGTCATTAAGCAGTACAACAAGTTTGTCAAACCTGCTTTTGATCAGTATATCCAGCCTACCATGCGCCTGGCAGATATTGTGGTACCCAGAG GGAGCGGGAACACAGTAGCCATTGACCTGATTGTGCAGCATGTTCACAGCCAGCTGGAAGAG AGGAAGCTGCGTTGGGATAT GGCCGCGTTGGCCTCTGCTCACCAGTGCCATCCCCTTCCTCAGACACTGAGTGTCCTCAAGAGTACACCACAGGTACGAGGCATGCACACCATCATCAG GGACAAGGAGACTAGCCGGGATGAATTCATTTTCTACTCCAAAAGACTGATGCGGCTGCTTATTGAACATGCACTGTCCTTCCTACCCTTTCAG GCACCCCAACTCACCATACAGGACTGCACTGTACAGACTCCACAGGGGCAGGACTACATGGGAAAGTGCTACGCTGGAAAACAG ATCACTGGTGTATCAATTCTGCGTGCAGGAGAAACCATGGAGCCTGCACTGCGTGCCGTGTGCAAGGATGTGCGCATTGGCACTATCCTCATCCAGACCAACCAGCTCACAGGGGAGCCTGAG CTCCATTACCTGAGACTTCCCAAGGATATTAGTGATGACCATGTGATCCTGATGGACTGCACAGTATCCACGGGTGCTGCAGCCATGATGGCTGTACGTGTACTCCTG GACCATGATGTGCCTGAGGACAAGATCTTTTTGCTCTCCCTGCTCATGGCAGAGATGGGTGTGCATTCTGTGGCCTATGCATTCCCACATGTGAGAATCATCACCACAGCTGTAGACAAGCGTGTCAATGACCTTTTCCGTATCATCCCAGGCATTG GGAACTTTGGTGATCGCTACTTTGGGACAGATGCAGTCCCTGATGGCAGTGATGAGGAGGAGGCAGCCTCCATGG TCAAAGCTTATTCACTTATTGTCTGA